In Kwoniella shivajii chromosome 11, complete sequence, the DNA window ACcggtcaaggtgagttcttgaGCTTCACATTGACCAACCCCCAGCAGTACCGACCACAATTTGTATCAGGCTGGTAGAAGCTAATGGATCTGGTTGAATAAACAGTGCCAGCTGGACGTATATCACAGAACACGTTGAACTTCTTGAAGAATCTGCAAATACCAGAAAGGAATGATCGCGATTGGTTCAGATCACACGAACCAGCATTCAGACAAGCTGAGAATGTGAGCTAAATTCTAACCGCTCTCAGCGTTAAGAAGAAATAGAGTATGTAGCTGATCATCGATGTTACTCGTAGGAATGGAAAGCTTTCGTCGGAATGGTTCAAATGAAATTCcatgaagctgatgacgaAGTACCTATACTACCACCCAGGGATATAATCGTGAGTTGATCACTCCTCGATTCGATGATCGTTGTTCCTAGCCGGTCAAAGATCCTGGGCTATCCTTGGTCAGTTGTTTTCAAAGTGCTGATAtttcaaactcacaataTAGCACCGCATATATCGAGATGTACGATTTTCATCTGACAAAACGCCTTACAAGCGCAATTTCTCAATGTCAACATCTAGAGGTGGACGTAAAGGGATATGGGCCGCATATCATTTATCGATATCACCTAATAACCGATCATTGATAGCTGCAGGTATTTGGCAACCTGGTAAAAATGAATTAGCAACTATAcgacatcatctcatctctgaTCCACAACGTTTTCGAAATATaattcaagatgaacaattCGTTAATCTTTTCGGAGAAgcaaaggagaaaaagggtaaaagACAAAACGTTTTTGGTAATGATGACGCTTTAAAAGTAGCTCCTAAAGGTATTGAAAAAGATCATAAAGATATTGATTTATTGAAATTGAGAAGTATCGCTGTTGTCCATCAGTGAGTGCCTCTACCGAGCTTGAGATATTTAGACCAAAAACGACTATGACGGTAAAAGGGGCGAAACTATCCAACTGACATCTTCGCTGTACTCCACAGGTTCACTGACGAGCAAGTCATCGCTAAAGATTTCCAAGAACAGCTTTATGACGTTTTAGTGGTCATGCGTCCTCTCGTCAGAATGTAAGCTATATATAGATGGCAAGCTGGGATTGGTTGGCTGATACATTGAGACAGGTTGAACGATTTCATATCCCTACCGCCTGATGCAGGGAATAATGGTCACGATGACGATGCGAATAATGCTGTAGAAGAAGCGGACGGAGAGGGCGATGGCGACGAATGATCAGACCAGTTTATGTCAGAACTCTGTTATGAGGATACAACACAGAGGTGTTACATGTATTTTAATACATCAGGTTGTACAAACAGAAACATGTATTCTGGAACAATGTTGTTCCGGCTTGACGATCGACTTGAGTTGTACTATAGACATACTATGCTTTTACTTTGTGTCTGGGTGTCCATGGACCTAAACTGTTATCGGCGTAAAAGTCCATTGGAtaatcaccttcacccataTCTTTCTTGCCTTTAGTTTCTTTCGATTCCAATGACAGTCCACCCCAACCTTTGATCCTACCAGAGGCTACACTAGCTTCATACGGACTTAGAAGCGGTCTCGAGAATGCGTAACCCCAATCAATCGATAATCTAGGACAAGAAGTTTGGATAAAAGTCGATATTTCTTCCGGAGGTAACAAGGATAATTTTGCAGGTGATAATTCTGATAATAACAGTAATAAAGGTGGTATTGAATCTTCTGGTAGATTAGACGTTACAGACtgaatcaatgaaatgaTTAGCGTTCATGTCGAATTAGTGGAAGGTATATCCCAaagaaaaactcacttttaaCACGCTTAGACTACCTTGTCTACCTAGTGTTCCCAGTAAAACGGCCCAACTTCCACTTCCCTTTTCCACTAAACCTTTCCTAGCTTCTTTAACCGCATCACCTCTTATTCCTCTCATCTCAGTATGTTCATATGTCTCTCTGGTGAACTTCTTGGAATATGGGTCATATCGGAATGCAGGTACTGTTGGATTCGCTATCATGAttgattcaagatgaaatcgaCCGTCTCCCACATAACTGCAATTCAGAAAAAGTTTTCGGtcagaaaagaaaacgaGTAATGAATGGGGTGAGCAGGGACAGTAACTCACATTAATCCATCAATTTCACCCAATTTAGGTGCAGTACAGCCCAAAACTTCACCAGGCGAAAGAGGCTTCACTTGAGGTATTGTTATATCATATTTACCTCTCCAAATCCcgatttgatttttcttgaCTTTCATCAAAGTACCAttgattccatcttcaatttcgTCCTTCTCGTTAGAGTCATCTTCtaaaggaggtaaagatTTCACTAAATCATCACGTAGATGTTGAATCGAAGCTACGAATTGAATAGTTGAAACTAATGCCAATCTAGTAATCTTCTCATTACCGTCTTTTACCTCTACTCCTTCTCCTATTTCCGATGGTCTGcttgatatttgatttttctgGGCAACTCggtcttcttcttcaagtgcTATAGGAACTGGTGCACCTGGTTCAGCACCAGTTGCACCTAATATCAATCGTTGGAAAGCCTCTCGATCGGATGGGAAATTTCGTCGAACAGATAATGATAAATGTGGTGTATCAATTGCTATTTCAACGAAGATATATAATGTCTTCAATGTTGTTTGAGATACCGGTACTGAATTCAGATTCACAATCGAGTGTTAGGATTCCAATCCCTTTTACAAAAAACGCAGATATACTCACTCAGACATGAGTGTCCATAATGAACGATCATTTCTGCACCCATTTCTTTAGCTGTATAATCGTCTATACCTATTCAGTTTATTGCAATTGtggatatcagctttcattcaACCAAGCGAtattgagaaaagaaagctgaaataGACTCACAGCATGCTCCATACGTTACATCGGCAAGCAACATCGGTAAAGCTCCTGTAAATCTATTATGTGAACATATCAAGAATTAGCATTCTTCTGCACCTGAGACAAATCCACCTGGTTCCGGGATATCCAGACCAGACATACGTTTCTATGATATCCGCAATTGCGCAACCATACATCATCAGTCCTTCAGGCATTTGTAATGCTACAGAAGTTACTTTATCTCTTCTGATATGATGTATAGTTTTATGTATTTCAAAATTATAGTTTCCAGGTAAAGCTaattgagaagattgatgtaTGAGtatacattcttctcatGAGATATACTCTGTGGGAACTCACCTGCAATAGCAGCGTTCAATTGAGTGTCATTCAAAATATCATCAGGAATCAGATTCGCTACTCTCCGAATTGGTGTTcgggaagatgaagaagaagaagatgctttggAACTTCCTACGAACCTCTTTCGAGGTTTTGTCGGTCGTGGTACCGAAGGCTTATCAATCCCTTCTACAGCTTCCATGTTCGATTATGTTTTGGCCTGGGTCAACTCGGAGGATGACAGAAGTCAGTTATCGAATATGATGTTTTTGCGATGAGAGTGTTCAATTCTTTACAACTTTTTCTGACCGACCGAGTGGCAactttcccacggttgtCATAACTTTCGAAACATGCTCTAACCAACCTGCTTAAACATACAGTCAAAAGTTCTACTTTGCACATATCTCAAAAACGATATTTGATCAACATAGCATCCGTTCCGCATTCAGCATCATTGTGATATCACACTGGATACGATGGAGAACAATTTGGCCGCGAATGCCGCTGCGCGAAAAGAACGTCTGATAGCTCtcagaaggaggaaagaaggtcaagattCAGCTAATGGGGAACCGTAAgttctccttcctttccttcttcttcatcctaGTCGATTTGGAGAACCACTGGGACATGACCAAGAAATCGTCCAACTTCTTTCCCCATATCAGCCATTGTGGCCGATAGAATGTGATGACTTTGGATACTAATGAATCTTCCTATTTACCGCGTTGCGCTTAGATCACATTTCGCATTCAAACAGAGAAATTACGATCCTGAGACTCGAAATCtaaggaaaagaggtgaagaagatgataatgatgatacagTAGAGAAAGCGGTGGAAGGATTGGCTGAACAGATCAtaaaagaagatgaagagaaaaggaaagaggaattggtgagtgaatcgATTCCCTCGTACAATAACGAATAGGATCAAATGCGACATATCCCTTCCTTTCGTGTCGATCATCTTACAGGCCAGAGTCGTGCCAACGCCAACGCTTGATGTGTATAGGACTTATTCAATATCCAACCGAAAAGAGCGAATTGGGATTTGAAAAGAGATATGAATAATAGAATGTCAAAATTAGATAGAAAAACAAATGAAGCTATCGCTACCATATTTAGTGAGTCATATCACATATTCCGCATGTATACTTCCTTGTAAACTGATATCATTGTGTTAGGACAACGGCTACAATCGATGAAAAAGGACCAAAATGGTCAAGTTGACTTACTGGCTAGTATGAATgctcaagaacaagagaGGGACGAAGCTGCAGCTGAAAACAcagatagtgatgatgagtaaAGGGGCGACACTTCATGTAAGGTGTAGGGTGCAAGGGGGAGCGTTGAACAGCAACAGAGGGACTGAAGATAGATGTCAAGATATCAACTGGATTTACATGTACCTTTATGTATCAATAGCTACCAATCAATCTTACCACTACAGACAGTGAAGGAGTATTGCAAGTGGAAGGAGGGAAGGGGGAAGAGCGTCGAGTGACTGTGACAGTTGGGGCTGGAAAGATGATCGACTTCATTTTTTCCAACTTGTCAGGTTGCAATCGTGCCTTCATCTGCCGAGTTGGATCGGTTGCATTCGATATGCCTATATCTAACTAATATAATGATAAAAACTAGATCATACAAAAATGCTGAATATCCTTTTTCCCTAAATCAATACTACCTGAATTTCTGGTTTGCTACAAGTTGGATTGTACTTTTTATATGCTTACAAAATATAATGCTCAATCTCCCTCTTTGTCCTTTCAATTTCATGCCGTCTATACTCATCGATCATGCTCTGGAATATCTCCCCAAATCCTAATGATTACCATCTCGACCACATACCCTCTATGCTGAATGACATCTCTGCTTACTCCTGAAGCAGGAACTTCCATAATCCCTCATTGTCTTTATAATCATGATGGATCAGACTGACCAACCACCATTCGCCTGATATGCCTTCCAAAAGTTTCCTTGCAGGTGAATGTCTGGGATAAAGTAATGACCACTCTGTCCAGATATCGAATGCTTCCTCCTAGGAAATCAATTTTTGTCAGCAGGTGACATAGTTTACCGAATGAAAGTAACTCGACAGGACGggagatactcactttccaagCCAAGAatgattcaccttcgatgATAGTAGACTGAACGATTTCTTGTCCAGGGAAAACACCCCATGTGACAGCATTGactgtatcttcttcagtattCGTTCTGAAGTCGCCCTATTAGAGAGATGGTCAATACAAGGTTCATTGAGCAGCTGATATGAGATGAAAACTACACACTTTCTTGTTACCGGCATACATGCTAATTGCGCCGTTACCTTTCCTCTCGATTTTTTCTTCCAGTTCCTTGACCTGTTCTTCTTTAACGAAAAACTCGACGAAGGCTTTTTGGAAAACATATCCTCCTCTTGGGCCCCAACCGTGGATTGGGTCTTCCGATTTAGCTGCATCCACAGCAGGCTGTGAACCGACTGTCCAGTGTTTCAGTTTCTCAGAATTCAATTCCAGGAGATAAGGTAAGATAGTTAACGATTCAGGAGATAAAGGCAGATCACAAAATGGTGTTGTAGGTGTTTCAGGTGCCGAACGAAG includes these proteins:
- a CDS encoding diphthamide biosynthesis protein 1: MEAVEGIDKPSVPRPTKPRKRFVGSSKASSSSSSSRTPIRRVANLIPDDILNDTQLNAAIAALPGNYNFEIHKTIHHIRRDKVTSVALQMPEGLMMYGCAIADIIETFTGALPMLLADVTYGACCIDDYTAKEMGAEMIVHYGHSCLIPVSQTTLKTLYIFVEIAIDTPHLSLSVRRNFPSDREAFQRLILGATGAEPGAPVPIALEEEDRVAQKNQISSRPSEIGEGVEVKDGNEKITRLALVSTIQFVASIQHLRDDLVKSLPPLEDDSNEKDEIEDGINGTLMKVKKNQIGIWRGKYDITIPQVKPLSPGEVLGCTAPKLGEIDGLIYVGDGRFHLESIMIANPTVPAFRYDPYSKKFTRETYEHTEMRGIRGDAVKEARKGLVEKGSGSWAVLLGTLGRQGSLSVLKSVTSNLPEDSIPPLLLLLSELSPAKLSLLPPEEISTFIQTSCPRLSIDWGYAFSRPLLSPYEASVASGRIKGWGGLSLESKETKGKKDMGEGDYPMDFYADNSLGPWTPRHKVKA